A region of the Campylobacter subantarcticus LMG 24377 genome:
ATGATAAAAAAATGCACACAATGCGGTGCTTTAAGTGAAAATGAATTGTGTGAAGTTTGCTCTAATATGGAAAGAAATCATAACATTATCTGTATAGTGCAAGATTCTAAAGATGTCTTAGTTTTAGAAGATAGTGGAAGTTATGATGGGCTTTATTTTGTGTTTGATGATACTAGTGAAGAAAATATTATAAAATTAAGATTGATGATTGAGCATAATAAAACCACAGAAATATTTTTTGCTTTCACGCAAGGCTTAAATTCTGATGCTATTGTTTTTTTTATAGAAGAAAAATTAAAAGATTTGAATTTGATTTTTTCTCAAATAGCTCAAGGTATTCCAAGTGGTGTTAGTTTAGAAAATATTGATGTTATATCTTTGCATAAGGCTATAAATCATAGAACTAAGCTTTGATTGATATATTTTTTTAATAATGCTAACCATTCGCTTTTGTTAATATCACTTAAAATTAAATTTGCGAAATTACAATCTTTAACTCTGTTTTTAGAAAAAAGTAAAATGACAATTTGTGGATTTTTTATCTTGTATTCTTGTAAAATTTGACTAGTATGCATTAGATCAAATTTTATAACCTCATAGTCTACTAAAATTAATTTAAATTTAAATTGCAATGCTTTTTTAAAATCACTTAAATTATCCATGGTTTGATTATGAGAACAAAATTGATTGGTTATGTTTAAAATAAGATTATTTTCAAAATAAGAAGATTTAAAAATTAAAACATTATAGCAATCTCTTATAATATAATGTTCTTGTGTAAAATGAGTATTTAAAAAACCAACAATCTTCTCAATGTGAATTTCTTCAAAAGTGAAATTTAAAACATTGTGTATTTTTTCCTTTGAAATAATAAAAGAATAATTTTTATCATCTTTTTGGTTATATTTGTATAAAATTTCACTACTAATATTCATTTTAAGTAAAATAGACTGCAATAGAAAATTTTCATTTTTATTATTGTTGATAATGCCTACATGTATATTTTTAAAGTGTCTATGCTCTAGGTCGGATTTATAATCTTTGGTAAAAGGTTTTAATATATAAGTAGAATTATCTAAATATAGATAACCTAAACCATGGGTAAGATATTGATAATTTCGCTCTAAATATAGATTTTGCTTCTTTTGTTCATGTAATTTTTTACCCGTTAAATCAAATGATAATTTTAAATTTTCTTTTAATTCTTCTAAAGAGTTTGATTTTGATAAGGAAAAATATTTTTCTATTTCTTGAATTATTGCTTTATTTTTTTTATTTTTTTGTTTTTTTGAGATTATACAAATACAGGCGATAATAAAAATCAAAATGCTTATAAAAGCATAAACGAAGAATAATTTTTGATCCATAGGATATAAAAAATAATAATTTAAAAAACATAAAATTAAAGTCAAAAGACTAATAAATAATATCATAAATTTTCCTTGATTAATTTAGCTATTTTTGCATTGGAAAGTGATTTTAATTCATCAAAGCTAGCTTTGCTAATCTTATCAAAACTACCATAATAATCTAAAAATTTTTTAATATATCCTTGGGAAATTCCAAGTTGTATTAGTCTAGAACTTTGTAAATCTTGTTTTCTTTTTGTTTTTTGATGAAAACTAATCGCAAAGCGATGTGCTTCATCGCGTAATTTTTGCAAAAATTGTAGTTTTTTATCATCAGTAGAAAGTTGAATTTTGCCTTCTTGGGTATAAATTTTATCTTTCGCACTTCCTTTTGCTCTATATGCTTTTGCATCTATTTTTTCTTTAGAAATTGCTAAAATATCTATATTTACCCCAGAGTTTTTAACGATATCATTTGCTAGTTTTAATAAAGTGTCTCCTCCATCAATTAACCATAAATCAGGCGGGGGATTTTTATCAAATGACAAAGCTCTTTTGCTAAGGGTTTGAAGCATTTGATCATAATCATTTTTATAGGATAAATGGTAGTGTCTATAAGAATTTTTGTCAAATTTTCCATCTTTATAGGCTACCAAAGCACCGACATTTGCTTCACCTTGCATATGAGAATTATCAAAAATTTCTATATAATTAGGATAATTTTGTAGGTTAAAAAATTCTTTTAATTCTTTTAAAAATAAATAATCATCACTTTTCAAGTGCTTTTGTATGTTTATTTTTGCATTTTCTAGCGCAAGTTCACATAAGGCTTTTTTTTCACCAAGTTTTGGGGTCTTAAGATGAAATTTTTTAGAAAATCTCTCACTAAGTAAATTTTGCAAAAGGTTCATGTCTTCAAATTCTTCATGCGTATAAATTCGGGTTGAATTTATTGGACTATCTTGGGTGTAATTTTCCAATATGTATTGTTTATATATTGCATTTAAGTCAAATTCATCTTGATGATTTAGGATTAACACTTTATGGTTTGAGCTAATTATCCTACCATTATTTATAACAAAACGTACCATAGAGAGTATATTTGCTTCATGGTATATGGCAAAAACATCAAAATCTTCTAATTTTGCAAGGTCTATTTGTATTTTTATACTTAAATCTTCTATTGTTTTGATTTGATCTCTTATAAGAGCTGCTTCTTCGTAATTTTCATTCTTTGCATATTCAAGCATTTTATTTTCTAAATTTTTTGTTAAAGATAAGGGGTTTAAAAGAGCTTGAGTAGCCTTTTGGGCAATTTTTTCATATTCTTGTTTGGAAATTTTTTGCTCACATGGACCTTTACAACGCTTGATTTGATAAAAAAGACAAAGCTCTTTGCAAGATTTTTTTTGTCTTAGTTCAAAAGATAAATATAAAGCATTTAAAAGCTCTTTTGCTCCTTTAAAAAATGGACCAAAATATTTTATTTTATTTTTTTTGATGATTTTTCTTGTAATTTCAAACCTTGGAAAATCTTCATTTAAATCTATATAAATATAAGGGTAAGTTTTATCATCTCTTAATAATATATTATATTTTGGATGAAGTTGTTTTATAAAAGAATTTTCTAGTATTAAAGCATCAGCCTCATTTTTTGTGGTGATAAATTCTAAATGATGGGTTTGACTAATCATTTTTTGAATTCTTAAGCTATTGTTAGGATTAGGGCTAAGTTTTGGAGTGAAATTAAAATAACTTTTAACTCGATTTTTTAAATTTTTAGCCTTACCAACATATAAAAGTTTACCTTGAATATCAAAGTACTGATATATGCCAGGCAAATTAGGTAAGGTTTTGAGTTCATTTTCAAGCATTTTTTATAAGCTTTCGTAGTTCTTCAAATTTATTATATAAAATAGGATTTTCAAAATGATTTTTAAAATTTCCATTAGAAAGTTCTAGGTAAGTTTTTTTATGCTCGCTAATGGTATTGTTTTTAGAAATAAAGTTTTTATCATTAAGTATTTTTATGTTTTCTACCTTTGCAAAATTATTCATTGGCTTGGCTAAAGTATAGTTTTTTATGAGACTTTTAATCATTTTTTTGGTATTATCGTGATTTAGTTCCATATAAGCAACATGGTGTTTAACTAAAATGATTAAGATATTGTTTTTAATAAAAAGTTTAGTAATCATTTGTTGATGATTGTGATTAAACAAATTTAAAAACTCTTTATATTGAAAAAGTAATTTTAAAGGTTTATGATGTTTAAAATCAGCAAGTTCGTTGATGATATAATGACTCGTTTTAATCTTCATTTAATTATTTTAACATTTTTTTTATTAATATTTTTAAATGCATGTGGTTATAAAGATGTTCCATTTTATGAAATAAAAGATAATAATGGCAGTGTAAAAGAGATTAAAAAATTCCGATCTTTGGAGAGTGAAATATGAGTAAAATATTTTTTTTACTTTGTTTTAGTACTAGTTTTTTATTAGCAGATCAATTTTATGAGTTAAATTTAGCTTTTAGTGCTTTGGGAATAGGTGTTTTAATAATTTTTATATTGGGCTATTATTTTATTGCGGTAGAAGAGAAGTATCATATTAATAAAACTAAGCCTGCTTTATTTATAGGTACTTTATCTTTTGTTGTCATAGGTATATATATGGTAATGAATGATTTAGACACGCAAATACTTGAAGAGAGTGTTAATCATCTTATTTTAGAAATCGCACAAATTGTCTTTTTCTTAATAGCGGCTATGACTTTTATAGAGGCTTTGATAGAAAGATCGGTTTTTGAAACTTTAAAATACAAACTTGTAAGTAAGGGTTATACTTATAGAAAGTTATTTTGGCTCACAGGTGCGTTAGCTTTTTTTATTTCTCCAATTGCAGATAATCTTACAACCGCTTTGATTTTATCTACTGTGCTTTTAACCATAGATAAACATAATAAAGAATTTTTAATCCCTGGTGCTATAAATATTGTCGTTGCAGCTAATGCCGGTGGAGCTTGGTCGCCTTTTGGTGATATTACCACTTTGATGGTTTGGACGGCAAAAAAAGCCACATTTTTTGAATTTTTTACTCTTTTTCCTGCTTCTTTTATTGGTTGGTTACTTACGGCTTATTTATTATCGCGTTATGTACCTAATATTGATCCAGATTTTCACAAAGATAATTTAAAAAAAGTTGAGATTAAACCAGGTGGTAAAGTTTTTATTGTGCTTGGTTTTTTAACCATAGCTTTGGCGGTATTTATTCATAGTATTTGTGATTTACCTGCAATGTGGGGTATGATTTTTGGTCTTTCATTGCTTAGCTTGTATATGTATTTTTTCAATAGAAAACAAGGTAAAAAAGATTTAAATATTTTTCACTACATGACACGTATAGATATGGATACTTTATTATTTTTCTTTGGTATTTTATCTGCTGTGGGTGCCTTGCATTTTGTGGGTTGGCTTGCTTATGCTTCTGACCTTTATGCAAAATTTGGAGCTACTAGTATTAATATAAGCGTAGGATTTTTATCCGCTATTATAGATAATGTTCCGGTAATGAGTGCGGTATTAAAAGCTAATCCAAGTATGGATAATACTCAATGGCTTTTAGTAACTCTTGCAGCAGGAATAGGGGGATCTTTGATAAGCTTTGGTTCTGCAGCTGGAGTAGGCGTTATGGGTAAAATGAAAGGTATTTATACTTTTAATGCGCATTTAAAATATGCTTGGACAATTTTGATAGGTTATATAGTATCTATTATAGTTTGGTATGTACAATTTCAACTGTTAAATTTATAAAGGAGTTAGATGAAAAAAGCAGATATTTTAGTTTTGGATTTTGGTTCGCAATATACACAACTCATTGCTAGAAGACTAAGAGAGCAGGGTGTGTATGCAGAAATTTTACCTTTCAATATAGGCCTAGATGAAATCAAAGCTAAGGAGCCTAAGGGTATTATTTTAAGTGGTGGGCCAGCTAGTGTATATGCAAATGATGCTTATTTTTGTGATAAAGGCGTTTTTGAACTTAATATTCCGGTATTAGGGATATGTTATGGTATGCAACTTATGGCACATCATTTTGGTGCAAACGTAGTTCCAGCAGGACACAAAGAATATGGCAAAGCAACTATAGATATCCAAAATGATAGTGATTTGTTTAAAAATTTACCTAAAAAGCAAACGGTATGGATGAGTCATTCTGATAAGGTTGAAAATTTGCCACAAGATTTTGAGGTTTTAGCAACTAGCGAAAATAGTCCATTTTGTGTATTTGGAGATGAGAAGCGTAAATTTTTTGCTTTACAATTCCATCCTGAAGTGCAACATAGTGAATTTGGAAAAAGTATTTTGAAAAATTTTGCTAAGTATGCATGTAATTGTGATAGTGTATGGAATATGGGATCTTTTGCAAAAACTCAAGCACAAAAAATCAAAGAAGAAGTGAAAAATGATAAAGTTCTTTGTGCGGTAAGTGGTGGAGTGGATAGTAGCGTGGTGGCTGCATTATTAGCAAGTGCAATTAAAGATCAAGTAGTGGTTGTTTTTGTTGATAATGGGCTTTTAAGAAGTGGTGAAAAAGAGCAAGTTGAGTATATGTTTAAGCATACCTTGGGTATTGATTTAATTAGCATTGATGCAAGAGAGATTTTTCTAAGTCGTTTAGTGGAAGTGAGAGATCCTGAACAAAAAAGAAAAATCATAGGAAATACATTTATAGAGGTTTTTGAAGAAGAGGCTAAAAAACATAAAGATGTAAAATATTTAGCACAAGGGACTTTGTATACTGATATTATTGAAAGTTCAGTTGTAGGATCTAGTAAAACCATAAAATCTCATCATAATGTAGGTGGTTTGCCTGAAAAGATGAATTTAAAACTCATCGAGCCTTTAAAAGAAATTTTTAAAGATGAGGTAAGAGCTTTGGGAATAGAACTTGGTTTAAGTAAAGATGTGGTTTATCGTCATCCTTTCCCAGGACCAGGTCTTGCTATACGTATAATGGGCGAGGTAAATGAACCTAGCTTGGAGCTTTTAAGAAAAGCAGATGTTATTTTGATTGAAGAATTAAAAAGTAGTGGTTGGTATGATAAAACATGGCAAGCCTTTTGTGTGTTTTTAAATGTACAAAGTGTTGGTGTAATGGGGGATAATAGAACTTATGATAACGCAGTTTGCGTGCGTGTGGTTAATGCAAGCGATGGTATGACAGCTACTTTTTCTCATTTGCCTTATGAATTATTAGAAAATATTTCACGCCGTATTATTAATGAAGTAGAAGGAATTAACCGCGTGGTGTATGATATTTCTAGTAAGCCACCAGCGACGATTGAATGGGAATGATTATTTGGTGCAAAAATAAACAAAAGCAGGAGGGAGATTTTGCCAAATGATAGGTGAAATTTCCACCTTGTTAAAAGTAGCAAAAAGCTTTTTCTTAAAAGCTTTTCCTTTTGGTGTTGGGAGTATATAAGCAAATGTTGCAAAACAACCATTTTCTTCCAAAGCATTATGGATGGATTTTAGCAATAAATCTTGTTCTTTGGAATTTAATAAAGCCCAAGGAATTCCTGAGATGATTAAATCTACATTATTGATCGCTCTTTTTTTTAGCATATTTGGTAAAAATTCTGCCGAGTTAACTTCTATATCTATATTTTTTATATTTTGTTTTAATTTTTTTGCCATATGAGGATTGATTTCAACGGCAAAAAAACTTGCATTATGGCTTTTTTGTTTGAGAATATACTTTGTAAAACTTCCCGTACCAGGTCCTATTTCAATGATATTTTTCGCATGTCGAACATGAGAAGTTATGAGTTTGCTTAATTTTTTGGAGCTCGCACAAAATGCCCCTGTTTGTTTTGGATTTTTAAAATATTGATATAAAAACATAAATAAAATACCTAAAGATGTTTATTTTGTGAAATTTTAAAATATAATTGTAAATTTATGAAAACAAAGTTAAAATAAGAATTGAATTTTTCTTTAAATCAAGGATTTGGATATGCACGGAAAAATAATGGTTTATGTGGATGCTACTGGAAGAGGAACAGTAATCAATCTATCAAAAACATTTTTTGAATTTAATAAACATGCATGGCATGATAAAAGAAGTATGCCAACGGTTGGTATGTTTGTTGAATTTAGATCCGATGGAAAGCATATTACGGATTTACGACCATCTAAATTCCAAGAATTTACAGATGATGATTTTATTAAAGAAAGGGATTTTTGGAAAACAGATAGTGATGATGAGTTAGAGGACTTAAGACTTACAAGACGTGATACTTATGTTCAAGAACTTTATAGAGAAACAGATTATGATAATCTTGATAAAATCACATTAAATTTAACTATTCCACAAGCCATTCAAAGATATTTTTATAATGAAACTTTGTCAATTAATGCAGTAAAAGACATTAACACAGATGAAGTGCCATATATTATTGATTTTTTTGCTATGAAGCGTTTTTTGTATAAGGCTTTAGATACTTTATTGTTTTCGGATAATACTATCAATCAAGCTGATTTTTCTGCAATGAAAAATATCATAGTACACCTTGAAATGTCATATAAAGATATGAAAGACAAGCAAAAACATATCAACATGGAACGCTTATATGAAGAGTTTTTTTTATCTCATCAGTGTCATTATCAAGCACTTTTAGCTTCCATTGATAATAGAAAAAATAGAAAATTAGCACTTGATCGCCAAATGAGCACTTTAATAACAGATATAAAATCAAAGCAGGCAAGATTGGAAGCAGAAGGTGGAAAACACCAAGAACTAGAAGAAATAATACAAGGTAAAAAACAAAAACTAATAGAATTAAAAAATGAAGCTGATTATTTTACTAAAAGTGTAGAAAGATTAGAATTAATAAAAAAATCTTTCTATGAAAAAAATTTTACTATTTTTAATAATAGTTTTAATATGGCAAGAGAAAAACTTTTTGAAAAGATTAAGCAGGGTTTAAATGTATGCGCAACAAAACTAGATATAGAAATTTGGAAAAAATCCTTAAAATCAACAAGTATAAAAAATTCATATTTTAAAAATACAACCGAAATTTCATTTTGCACTTTATCATTTGCTGAACTTTATTTAAATAGACTGAATAAACATGCTTTAAATCCAAACGACCAACTCTTGCTTTCTTATGTTAAAAAAGTCAGAAAAGAATGTGAAAAAAGCTTTTTGGTGGTAACATCTAATCCAGATTTGTATGTAAGTATGAAAATTCAAATTTTTGCAACGAATCCTTATTATGTAGTTAAACATGCACCTAAAAAAGTAAATTATCAAGGATTGATGAAAAATACTGAATTTGATATAGTTTATGTAGATGAAAAGACTATATGGGCGCCTGTTGCTGATATTATTTTAGAAGGGAAATATTTCTTAAAAAAAGATTCTAAAACTAAATTTAAAATTTTATAAAAATCCTTTTAAACCCTATTTTTAAGTTTTCTTAGTTATAATTATATCGCCTAGATGGTTCGATATAGTATTAAAGAGGATCCAACACATTAATTATAAGCTGTGATGTGTGATTTACCGTGTTCTGTGACTTTGTTTGAGTTTTGAAAAAAAGTGAGAAGCTGCAGCCTTTAAAAATCACCTAATGGCATACTTTGACTTTTTGAGGGTCAGACACTTATACTCCGGCCATTTGGGTTTTTGCAACACTTTTAAGGAAAATAATGAAAATTTTAATATTAGGAAGCGGTGCAAGAGAGTATTCTATTGCTTTGGCTCTTCAAAAAACAAATAATAGTTTAGAATTTTATTTTGCTCCAGGAAATGGTGCTACTGCTAAAATAGGAACTAATCTTAATATGAAAGATTCTAAGGTTATTACAGCTTATGCAAAGGCATCTGAAATTGATCTTTGTATAGTTGGGAGCGAAAATTTCTTAGCAGAAGGTATAGTGGATCTTTTTAAAGAAAATAATATTGCTATTTTTGGTCCTACTAAAGCTGCTGCTATGCTCGAAGCGTCAAAATCTTACATGAAAAGTTTTTTAAAAAAATATAAAATTAAAACAGCTAAATTTTTAAATACAACAGATTATGAAAAAGCTAAGAAATTTGTCACATCTTTAACACCTCCTATAGTGGTAAAAGCTGATGGTTTGTGTGCAGGCAAAGGAGTGATCATTGCTCAAAGCCATGAAGAGGCTTTAGAGGCTACTAAAAATATGCTGAGCGGTGAAAGTTTTGGAGAAGCTGGAAAAATTGTTGTG
Encoded here:
- a CDS encoding recombination protein RecR → MKGLEKFNELVSVFSALPTIGKKSALRLAYHICIKDPLLGSKLAYHIEESIRMIKKCTQCGALSENELCEVCSNMERNHNIICIVQDSKDVLVLEDSGSYDGLYFVFDDTSEENIIKLRLMIEHNKTTEIFFAFTQGLNSDAIVFFIEEKLKDLNLIFSQIAQGIPSGVSLENIDVISLHKAINHRTKL
- the uvrC gene encoding excinuclease ABC subunit UvrC — its product is MLENELKTLPNLPGIYQYFDIQGKLLYVGKAKNLKNRVKSYFNFTPKLSPNPNNSLRIQKMISQTHHLEFITTKNEADALILENSFIKQLHPKYNILLRDDKTYPYIYIDLNEDFPRFEITRKIIKKNKIKYFGPFFKGAKELLNALYLSFELRQKKSCKELCLFYQIKRCKGPCEQKISKQEYEKIAQKATQALLNPLSLTKNLENKMLEYAKNENYEEAALIRDQIKTIEDLSIKIQIDLAKLEDFDVFAIYHEANILSMVRFVINNGRIISSNHKVLILNHQDEFDLNAIYKQYILENYTQDSPINSTRIYTHEEFEDMNLLQNLLSERFSKKFHLKTPKLGEKKALCELALENAKINIQKHLKSDDYLFLKELKEFFNLQNYPNYIEIFDNSHMQGEANVGALVAYKDGKFDKNSYRHYHLSYKNDYDQMLQTLSKRALSFDKNPPPDLWLIDGGDTLLKLANDIVKNSGVNIDILAISKEKIDAKAYRAKGSAKDKIYTQEGKIQLSTDDKKLQFLQKLRDEAHRFAISFHQKTKRKQDLQSSRLIQLGISQGYIKKFLDYYGSFDKISKASFDELKSLSNAKIAKLIKENL
- the nhaD gene encoding sodium:proton antiporter NhaD, with protein sequence MSKIFFLLCFSTSFLLADQFYELNLAFSALGIGVLIIFILGYYFIAVEEKYHINKTKPALFIGTLSFVVIGIYMVMNDLDTQILEESVNHLILEIAQIVFFLIAAMTFIEALIERSVFETLKYKLVSKGYTYRKLFWLTGALAFFISPIADNLTTALILSTVLLTIDKHNKEFLIPGAINIVVAANAGGAWSPFGDITTLMVWTAKKATFFEFFTLFPASFIGWLLTAYLLSRYVPNIDPDFHKDNLKKVEIKPGGKVFIVLGFLTIALAVFIHSICDLPAMWGMIFGLSLLSLYMYFFNRKQGKKDLNIFHYMTRIDMDTLLFFFGILSAVGALHFVGWLAYASDLYAKFGATSINISVGFLSAIIDNVPVMSAVLKANPSMDNTQWLLVTLAAGIGGSLISFGSAAGVGVMGKMKGIYTFNAHLKYAWTILIGYIVSIIVWYVQFQLLNL
- the guaA gene encoding glutamine-hydrolyzing GMP synthase, with the translated sequence MKKADILVLDFGSQYTQLIARRLREQGVYAEILPFNIGLDEIKAKEPKGIILSGGPASVYANDAYFCDKGVFELNIPVLGICYGMQLMAHHFGANVVPAGHKEYGKATIDIQNDSDLFKNLPKKQTVWMSHSDKVENLPQDFEVLATSENSPFCVFGDEKRKFFALQFHPEVQHSEFGKSILKNFAKYACNCDSVWNMGSFAKTQAQKIKEEVKNDKVLCAVSGGVDSSVVAALLASAIKDQVVVVFVDNGLLRSGEKEQVEYMFKHTLGIDLISIDAREIFLSRLVEVRDPEQKRKIIGNTFIEVFEEEAKKHKDVKYLAQGTLYTDIIESSVVGSSKTIKSHHNVGGLPEKMNLKLIEPLKEIFKDEVRALGIELGLSKDVVYRHPFPGPGLAIRIMGEVNEPSLELLRKADVILIEELKSSGWYDKTWQAFCVFLNVQSVGVMGDNRTYDNAVCVRVVNASDGMTATFSHLPYELLENISRRIINEVEGINRVVYDISSKPPATIEWE
- a CDS encoding class I SAM-dependent methyltransferase, with protein sequence MFLYQYFKNPKQTGAFCASSKKLSKLITSHVRHAKNIIEIGPGTGSFTKYILKQKSHNASFFAVEINPHMAKKLKQNIKNIDIEVNSAEFLPNMLKKRAINNVDLIISGIPWALLNSKEQDLLLKSIHNALEENGCFATFAYILPTPKGKAFKKKLFATFNKVEISPIIWQNLPPAFVYFCTK